The Vicia villosa cultivar HV-30 ecotype Madison, WI linkage group LG1, Vvil1.0, whole genome shotgun sequence genome includes a region encoding these proteins:
- the LOC131643457 gene encoding sugar transport protein 13-like isoform X1, with product MTGGGFTGDNTKEFEAKITPIIIISCMMAATGGLMFGYDVGVSGGVASMPPFLEKFFPKVYRQIAEEGSESNYCKYDNQGLQLFTSSLYLAGLMVTFFASYTTRVLGRRLTMLIAGFFFIAGVGFNAAAQNLAMLICGRILLGCGIGFANQAVPVFLSEIAPSRIRGALNILFQLDITLGILFANLVNYFTNKIKGEWGWRVSLGLGGIPALLLTLGAYLVVDTPNSLIERGHLEQGKIVLRKIRGTDNIDPEFLELVEASHVAKQVKHPFRNILKRNNRPQLVISIALMVFQQFTGINAIMFYAPVLFNTLGFKNDAALYSAVITGAINVISTIVSIYSVDKLGRRKLLLEAGVQMFLSQMVIAVVLGIKVKDNSEELSKGYATLVVVMVCIFVSAFAWSWGPLGWLIPSEIFPLETRSAGQSVTVCVNFLFTSVIAQAFLSMLCYFKYGIFFFFSGWILIMSIFVFFLVPETKNVPIEEMTQRVWKKHWFWKRFVEVDFVEDDKVSDGNGPSIMVP from the exons ATGACCGGAGGAGGCTTCACCGGAGACAATACTAAAGAGTTTGAGGCAAAGATAACTCCCATCATTATCATTTCATGCATGATGGCTGCCACTGGAGGTCTTATGTTTGGTTACGACGTTGGAGTTTCAG GTGGTGTGGCATCGATGCCACCATTCTTGGAGAAATTCTTTCCAAAAGTGTATAGACAAATtgcagaagaaggatcagaaagtAACTACTGCAAATATGACAACCAAGGGTTGCAACTATTCACTTCTTCATTGTATCTGGCTGGTTTAATGGTAACATTCTTCGCGTCTTACACAACTCGAGTACTAGGGAGAAGGCTCACAATGTTGATTGCTGGTTTCTTCTTCATTGCTGGAGTTGGTTTTAATGCAGCTGCTCAAAACCTTGCCATGCTTATATGTGGTAGGATCTTACTTGGTTGTGGAATTGGTTTTGCAAACCAG GCAGTGCCAGTATTCCTTTCAGAGATTGCACCTTCAAGAATACGTGGAGCATTGAATATACTGTTTCAGCTTGATATTACACTTGGGATTCTATTTGCTAACCTTGTCAATTACTTCACCAACAA AATCAAAGGTGAATGGGGTTGGAGGGTATCTCTAGGACTAGGAGGCATCCCAGCATTACTCCTCACTCTAGGAGCTTACTTAGTAGTGGACACTCCAAATAGTCTCATTGAACGTGGTCACTTAGAACAAGGAAAAATCGTCCTAAGAAAGATTCGCGGCACAGACAACATCGATCCTGAGTTCTTAGAGCTTGTTGAGGCGAGTCATGTTGCTAAACAAGTGAAACATCCTTTCAGAAACATCCTGAAGCGCAATAATCGACCTCAGCTCGTCATTTCCATTGCCTTAATG GTTTTTCAACAATTCACTGGCATCAATGCGATAATGTTCTATGCTCCGGTTTTGTTTAATACATTAGGGTTTAAGAATGATGCTGCACTTTATTCTGCTGTGATAACCGGTGCTATAAATGTTATCTCGACTATAGTCTCGATATATTCGGTGGATAAACTCGGACGCCGAAAGCTTTTATTGGAAGCTGGTGTACAAATGTTTTTGTCACAAATGGTGATAGCAGTTGTACTAGGAATCAAGGTGAAGGATAATTCTGAGGAACTCTCAAAAGGTTATGCAACTCTTGTGGTAGTTATGGTTTGTATCTTTGTGTCTGCGTTTGCATGGTCATGGGGTCCACTTGGCTGGCTTATTCCAAGTGAGATATTTCCATTAGAGACACGTTCTGCAGGACAAAGTGTGACAGTTTGTGTCAACTTTCTCTTCACTTCTGTTATTGCACAAGCTTTTCTATCTATGCTTTGTTATTTCAAGTATGgtatcttctttttcttctctggATGGATCTTGATCATGTCGATTTTCGTGTTTTTTCTTGTCCCTGAGACGAAGAATGTTCCTATTGAAGAGATGACACAGAGAGTGTGGAAGAAACATTGGTTTTGGAAGAGGTTTGTTGaagttgattttgttgaagatgatAAAGTAAGTGATGGAAATGGACCTAGCATTATGGTTCCTTAG
- the LOC131643457 gene encoding sugar transport protein 13-like isoform X2: MPPFLEKFFPKVYRQIAEEGSESNYCKYDNQGLQLFTSSLYLAGLMVTFFASYTTRVLGRRLTMLIAGFFFIAGVGFNAAAQNLAMLICGRILLGCGIGFANQAVPVFLSEIAPSRIRGALNILFQLDITLGILFANLVNYFTNKIKGEWGWRVSLGLGGIPALLLTLGAYLVVDTPNSLIERGHLEQGKIVLRKIRGTDNIDPEFLELVEASHVAKQVKHPFRNILKRNNRPQLVISIALMVFQQFTGINAIMFYAPVLFNTLGFKNDAALYSAVITGAINVISTIVSIYSVDKLGRRKLLLEAGVQMFLSQMVIAVVLGIKVKDNSEELSKGYATLVVVMVCIFVSAFAWSWGPLGWLIPSEIFPLETRSAGQSVTVCVNFLFTSVIAQAFLSMLCYFKYGIFFFFSGWILIMSIFVFFLVPETKNVPIEEMTQRVWKKHWFWKRFVEVDFVEDDKVSDGNGPSIMVP; the protein is encoded by the exons ATGCCACCATTCTTGGAGAAATTCTTTCCAAAAGTGTATAGACAAATtgcagaagaaggatcagaaagtAACTACTGCAAATATGACAACCAAGGGTTGCAACTATTCACTTCTTCATTGTATCTGGCTGGTTTAATGGTAACATTCTTCGCGTCTTACACAACTCGAGTACTAGGGAGAAGGCTCACAATGTTGATTGCTGGTTTCTTCTTCATTGCTGGAGTTGGTTTTAATGCAGCTGCTCAAAACCTTGCCATGCTTATATGTGGTAGGATCTTACTTGGTTGTGGAATTGGTTTTGCAAACCAG GCAGTGCCAGTATTCCTTTCAGAGATTGCACCTTCAAGAATACGTGGAGCATTGAATATACTGTTTCAGCTTGATATTACACTTGGGATTCTATTTGCTAACCTTGTCAATTACTTCACCAACAA AATCAAAGGTGAATGGGGTTGGAGGGTATCTCTAGGACTAGGAGGCATCCCAGCATTACTCCTCACTCTAGGAGCTTACTTAGTAGTGGACACTCCAAATAGTCTCATTGAACGTGGTCACTTAGAACAAGGAAAAATCGTCCTAAGAAAGATTCGCGGCACAGACAACATCGATCCTGAGTTCTTAGAGCTTGTTGAGGCGAGTCATGTTGCTAAACAAGTGAAACATCCTTTCAGAAACATCCTGAAGCGCAATAATCGACCTCAGCTCGTCATTTCCATTGCCTTAATG GTTTTTCAACAATTCACTGGCATCAATGCGATAATGTTCTATGCTCCGGTTTTGTTTAATACATTAGGGTTTAAGAATGATGCTGCACTTTATTCTGCTGTGATAACCGGTGCTATAAATGTTATCTCGACTATAGTCTCGATATATTCGGTGGATAAACTCGGACGCCGAAAGCTTTTATTGGAAGCTGGTGTACAAATGTTTTTGTCACAAATGGTGATAGCAGTTGTACTAGGAATCAAGGTGAAGGATAATTCTGAGGAACTCTCAAAAGGTTATGCAACTCTTGTGGTAGTTATGGTTTGTATCTTTGTGTCTGCGTTTGCATGGTCATGGGGTCCACTTGGCTGGCTTATTCCAAGTGAGATATTTCCATTAGAGACACGTTCTGCAGGACAAAGTGTGACAGTTTGTGTCAACTTTCTCTTCACTTCTGTTATTGCACAAGCTTTTCTATCTATGCTTTGTTATTTCAAGTATGgtatcttctttttcttctctggATGGATCTTGATCATGTCGATTTTCGTGTTTTTTCTTGTCCCTGAGACGAAGAATGTTCCTATTGAAGAGATGACACAGAGAGTGTGGAAGAAACATTGGTTTTGGAAGAGGTTTGTTGaagttgattttgttgaagatgatAAAGTAAGTGATGGAAATGGACCTAGCATTATGGTTCCTTAG